A single window of Pyrus communis chromosome 10, drPyrComm1.1, whole genome shotgun sequence DNA harbors:
- the LOC137748107 gene encoding linoleate 13S-lipoxygenase 2-1, chloroplastic-like yields MAVEDPTSEHCLKLTIEDYPFANDGLILWDAIKEWVSDYVNHYYPDPTLVESDEELQSWWTKVRTKGHANKKDEPWWPVLKTPKNLIQILTTIIWVTAGHHATVNFGQYIYAGYFPNQPSIARTNMPTEDPSEEVFQNFLRKPEMALLMCFPTQVQATKVMAVLDVLSNHSPDEENIGENMEPSWAENLVTVKRAHEGTGSGRADNPSPRFNGNLKTLGGIIDGRNTNLNLKNRVGAGVVPYELLKPFSTPGVTGRGIPNSISI; encoded by the exons ATGGCAGTTGAGGATCCTACCTCTGAGCACTGTCTGAAGCTAACAATTGAAGACTACCCATTTGCAAATGATGGTCTTATTTTGTGGGATGCCATTAAGGAGTGGGTGAGTGACTATGTGAACCACTATTATCCAGACCCAACTCTTGTTGAGTCTGATGAGGAGCTTCAAAGTTGGTGGACAAAAGTTAGAACCAAGGGCCATGCAAACAAGAAAGACGAGCCATGGTGGCCTGTtttgaaaaccccaaaaaatttgattcaaattttgaCAACCATAATTTGGGTAACAGCTGGTCATCATGCAACTGTGAACTTTGGCCAGTACATATATGCTGGATACTTCCCCAACCAACCTTCAATCGCTCGAACCAACATGCCAACTGAAGATCCATCTGAAGAGGTTTTCCAGAACTTTTTGAGGAAACCAGAAATGGCACTACTGATGTGTTTTCCCACACAGGTTCAAGCAACAAAGGTGATGGCTGTCTTAGATGTGTTGTCAAATCATTCACCAGATGAGGAAAACATTGGTGAGAATATGGAGCCATCTTGGGCTGAAAAtctggtcacggttaa gagggcacatgagggcaccggaagtgggagggcagacaatccttctCCGCGTTTTAATGGCAACTTGAAGACGTTAGGAGGAATTATAGATGGAAGGAATACCAATCTAAACTTGAAAAACAGAGTTGGAGCTGGGGTTGTTCCATATGAGCTTTTAAAGCCATTTTCAACACCTGGTGTCACAGGAAGGGGAATTCCAAATAGTATCTCCATCTga